In Clostridia bacterium, a genomic segment contains:
- a CDS encoding ATP-binding protein encodes MSYGREVYEEALARLKQKHDLCAMITEERRTLLREANPRFGEIDDELRGTASALFAAIRSNSGGDAFDAIMNKNKALRAEREKLLTDAGLDAHYLDDIYSCDKCKDEYYIDGKMCECLKRELRTTAYEKLNASSRLKPTSFADFDLGYYSDEPDETGESPRERMSDVLAYVKRYAAGIGSRTDSMLFTGGTGLGKTHLSLAVAKEAIDAGLGVLYDSVPALMTKLDNERFGRGNDGLTDAVCSCDLLVLDDLGAEFSTVSARESLYTIVNSRIMSALPTIISTNLSLTELNERYGDAIYSRLTGDYTPVFFCGTDIRLKKKMGIK; translated from the coding sequence ATGAGCTACGGCAGAGAAGTATACGAGGAAGCGCTTGCGCGGCTGAAGCAAAAGCACGACCTCTGCGCTATGATAACCGAAGAAAGACGCACGCTGCTCCGCGAGGCGAATCCGCGCTTCGGCGAGATCGACGACGAGCTTCGCGGCACCGCATCCGCGCTTTTCGCCGCGATCCGTTCCAACAGCGGCGGCGACGCTTTCGACGCGATAATGAATAAGAACAAGGCGCTCCGCGCGGAACGGGAGAAGCTGCTGACCGACGCGGGGCTTGACGCGCATTACCTCGACGATATATACTCCTGCGACAAGTGCAAAGACGAATACTATATCGACGGAAAGATGTGCGAATGCCTGAAACGCGAACTGCGCACGACCGCCTACGAGAAGCTGAACGCTTCTTCCCGTCTGAAGCCGACCTCATTCGCTGATTTCGACCTCGGCTATTACTCCGACGAGCCGGACGAAACCGGAGAATCTCCGAGAGAGCGCATGTCGGACGTACTCGCCTACGTCAAACGCTACGCCGCCGGAATAGGTTCGCGCACCGACAGTATGCTTTTCACCGGCGGCACCGGACTCGGCAAGACTCACCTCTCCCTCGCCGTCGCGAAGGAGGCTATCGACGCGGGGCTCGGCGTTCTCTACGACAGCGTTCCCGCGCTGATGACGAAGCTCGACAACGAGCGCTTCGGCAGAGGCAACGACGGACTGACGGACGCCGTCTGCTCCTGCGACCTTCTCGTGCTCGACGATCTCGGAGCCGAGTTCTCCACCGTTTCCGCCCGCGAATCGCTCTATACGATAGTCAATTCGCGCATCATGTCCGCGCTCCCGACGATAATCAGCACCAACCTTTCGCTCACGGAGCTGAACGAGCGCTACGGCGACGCGATATATTCCCGCCTGACCGGCGACTACACTCCGGTCTTTTTCTGCGGGACCGATATCAGACTTAAAAAGAAAATGGGTATCAAATGA
- a CDS encoding DnaD domain protein: MPKIDFTPSPYFGVPSALVDEFMKDADEKKLKILLYILRHAPRAVTVEELCRASGASVSAVELIVEYWKDSGVLGAPAEPKEAPAPKRGKIDAVEVAKAAETDETLSFLLKRAQELIGHTLTRSETEALFSVYSWAGIPADAFLLMVQYCVSIGKPNMRYVEKLAYSWQDAGVDSYEAAEKKVAEMMAADKAELRIKSIIGIEERNLTTSEKAHLQRWINEWGMGWDLITVAFERTAEKTGKASFAYMNGILRKWREQGIKKKKDLEKENAAPGKKGAARSFSEADVKAYEEWGRKKLKEASE; this comes from the coding sequence ATGCCCAAGATCGACTTCACGCCGTCGCCCTACTTCGGAGTTCCGTCCGCGCTGGTGGACGAATTCATGAAGGACGCCGATGAGAAAAAGCTGAAGATACTGCTCTATATCCTCCGCCACGCACCCCGCGCGGTCACTGTGGAGGAGCTTTGCCGCGCCAGCGGCGCGAGCGTCTCCGCCGTCGAACTGATAGTCGAATACTGGAAGGACAGCGGCGTGCTCGGCGCGCCCGCGGAGCCGAAGGAGGCTCCCGCGCCCAAGCGCGGCAAGATCGACGCCGTCGAGGTCGCGAAGGCGGCGGAGACGGACGAAACCCTCTCCTTCCTGCTCAAGCGCGCGCAGGAGCTCATCGGGCATACCCTCACCCGCTCCGAAACGGAAGCGCTTTTCTCCGTTTACAGCTGGGCGGGCATCCCCGCCGACGCATTTCTGCTGATGGTGCAGTACTGCGTTTCGATAGGCAAGCCGAATATGCGTTACGTCGAGAAGCTCGCGTACTCCTGGCAGGACGCCGGCGTAGACAGTTACGAAGCCGCAGAGAAGAAGGTAGCTGAGATGATGGCCGCCGACAAGGCCGAACTCAGAATCAAGTCGATCATCGGCATCGAGGAGCGCAACCTCACCACTTCCGAAAAGGCGCATTTGCAGCGCTGGATCAACGAATGGGGCATGGGCTGGGATCTCATCACAGTAGCCTTCGAGCGCACCGCCGAAAAGACCGGCAAGGCGTCCTTCGCCTATATGAACGGCATCCTCAGAAAGTGGCGCGAGCAGGGCATCAAAAAGAAGAAAGACCTCGAAAAAGAGAACGCGGCTCCCGGTAAGAAAGGCGCCGCCCGCTCCTTCTCCGAAGCCGACGTCAAGGCGTATGAGGAATGGGGACGCAAGAAACTGAAGGAGGCCTCCGAATGA
- a CDS encoding proline--tRNA ligase, whose product MADKKDNRLLEEITPRDVDFAQWYTDIVKKAELADYSGIKGCMVVRPYGCALWENIRNALDARFKELGHENVMMPMFIPESLLNKEKDHVEGFAPEVAWVTKGGSEELQEPICVRPTSETLFCDHYSRTVQSYRDLPKLYNQWCSVVRWEKTTRPFLRTTEFFWQEGHTIHETPEEAMEETLRMLDVYADFCRKYLAIPVLKGQKTDKEKFAGAESTFTIEAMMHDGKALQSGTTHYFGDGFSRAFDVTFADRNNKLAYPHQTSWGMSTRIIGAIIMVHGDDRGLVLPPMIAPVQVAVVPVAAHKEGVLDAARALAAKLKAEGIRVTVDEREATPGWKFAEHEMRGVPLRIEIGPRDIENGVCMAAKRTGGDKFTIANDDSLADSVKKVLDDVQSELYAAALDNLNSHIYEATDLETFKDIAENKPGFIKAMLCENHDHECEDKLKEVAGVTSRCIPFDGEPIADTCIVCGKKAKNLVYFGKAY is encoded by the coding sequence ATGGCTGACAAAAAAGACAACCGCCTGCTTGAGGAAATAACCCCCCGCGACGTCGATTTCGCCCAGTGGTACACCGACATCGTCAAGAAGGCGGAGCTCGCCGACTATTCCGGCATAAAAGGCTGCATGGTCGTGCGCCCCTACGGCTGCGCCCTCTGGGAGAATATCCGCAACGCGCTCGACGCCCGCTTCAAGGAGCTCGGGCACGAGAACGTCATGATGCCGATGTTCATTCCCGAGAGCCTGCTCAACAAAGAAAAGGATCACGTCGAGGGCTTCGCGCCCGAGGTCGCGTGGGTGACGAAGGGCGGCTCCGAGGAGCTGCAGGAGCCGATATGCGTGCGCCCCACCTCCGAAACGCTCTTCTGCGACCACTACTCCCGCACGGTGCAGTCATACCGCGACCTGCCGAAGCTGTATAACCAGTGGTGCAGCGTCGTCCGCTGGGAAAAGACCACCCGCCCCTTCCTGCGCACAACCGAGTTCTTCTGGCAGGAGGGCCACACGATACACGAAACGCCCGAGGAGGCGATGGAGGAAACGCTGCGTATGCTCGACGTCTACGCCGATTTCTGCCGCAAATACCTCGCCATCCCCGTGCTCAAGGGTCAGAAGACCGATAAGGAAAAGTTCGCCGGCGCGGAAAGCACCTTCACCATCGAGGCGATGATGCACGACGGCAAGGCGCTCCAGAGCGGCACGACGCACTACTTCGGCGACGGCTTCTCCCGCGCTTTCGACGTCACCTTCGCCGACAGGAACAACAAGCTCGCCTATCCGCACCAGACCTCATGGGGTATGTCCACGCGCATCATCGGCGCGATAATAATGGTCCACGGCGACGACAGAGGACTCGTGCTGCCTCCGATGATCGCGCCCGTTCAGGTCGCGGTCGTGCCCGTCGCGGCGCATAAGGAAGGCGTGCTCGACGCCGCCCGCGCCCTCGCCGCGAAGCTGAAGGCCGAGGGTATCCGCGTCACCGTCGACGAGCGCGAAGCAACTCCCGGCTGGAAGTTCGCCGAACACGAGATGCGCGGCGTACCGCTCCGCATCGAGATCGGACCGCGCGACATCGAAAACGGCGTCTGCATGGCCGCCAAGCGCACCGGCGGCGACAAGTTCACCATAGCCAACGACGATTCCCTCGCCGACAGCGTGAAGAAGGTGCTCGACGACGTGCAGAGCGAGCTTTACGCCGCCGCGCTCGATAACCTCAACAGCCACATCTACGAGGCGACCGACCTCGAGACCTTCAAGGATATCGCCGAGAACAAGCCCGGATTCATCAAGGCGATGCTCTGCGAAAACCACGACCACGAATGCGAAGACAAGCTCAAAGAGGTCGCCGGCGTGACGTCGCGCTGCATCCCCTTCGACGGCGAGCCGATAGCGGATACCTGCATCGTCTGCGGAAAGAAAGCGAAGAATCTCGTCTATTTCGGCAAGGCGTATTAA
- a CDS encoding aminoacyl-tRNA hydrolase codes for MSLFGKFKGSPSVDYLIVGLGNPGDMYRRTRHNCGYRAVDFIASRLPEAPNFRKKFSALTCECRLGGAKVVLLKPLTFMNGSGEAVSAAKRFYKLPTERVLIISDDAALPLGKLRVRTGGSDGGQKGLRSIILHLGTDAVPRIKIGIARPDMQDYDMASYVLGAFDAEEEKTLEKVLPHVADAVEKLAGGASFEALMSEYNGLQV; via the coding sequence ATGAGTCTTTTCGGTAAGTTCAAGGGCTCCCCGTCCGTCGACTATCTCATAGTCGGCCTCGGAAACCCCGGCGATATGTACCGCCGCACCCGCCACAACTGCGGCTACCGCGCGGTGGACTTCATCGCTTCGCGGCTGCCCGAAGCGCCGAACTTCCGCAAGAAGTTCTCGGCGCTGACCTGCGAATGCAGGCTCGGCGGCGCGAAGGTCGTGCTGCTCAAGCCGCTGACCTTCATGAACGGCAGCGGCGAAGCCGTTTCCGCCGCGAAGCGCTTTTATAAGCTCCCGACGGAGCGCGTGCTGATCATTTCCGACGACGCCGCGCTCCCGCTCGGCAAGCTGCGCGTACGTACCGGCGGCAGCGACGGCGGTCAGAAGGGACTGAGGAGCATCATACTGCACCTCGGCACCGACGCCGTTCCGCGCATCAAGATCGGCATCGCGCGTCCCGATATGCAGGATTACGATATGGCGTCCTACGTACTCGGCGCATTCGACGCGGAGGAGGAAAAGACGCTCGAAAAGGTGCTCCCGCACGTCGCCGACGCGGTAGAAAAGCTCGCCGGCGGCGCTTCGTTCGAGGCGCTGATGTCCGAATACAACGGGCTTCAGGTCTGA
- a CDS encoding ribose-phosphate diphosphokinase, producing MYFHGKDIKIFAANSNKEVASQIATHLGLPEGKCEVGRFSDGEIAVSILESVRGSDVYVIQSTCAPVNDNLMELLIMIDAFKRASAARITAVIPYFGYARQDRKARARDPISAKLVADLIVTAGANRILTMDLHAPQIQGFFNIPVDHLLGVPLLAPYFREKAKQTGEEFVIVSPDAGSAKRARNFGTRLDVPIAIIDKRRAKANVSEVMHIMGNVEGKSCVLVDDMIDTAGTICNAAKAIKENGATHVYACATHGVLSGPAMERIEASPIEELVLLDTVPIPEEKMLPKIKMLPVAPTFAEAIERIYEDKPVSPLFV from the coding sequence ATGTATTTTCACGGTAAGGACATCAAGATCTTCGCAGCCAACTCCAACAAAGAGGTCGCCTCGCAGATAGCGACTCACCTCGGACTGCCGGAGGGCAAATGCGAAGTCGGCCGCTTCTCCGACGGCGAGATCGCGGTCTCCATCCTCGAGAGCGTCCGCGGAAGCGACGTTTACGTCATCCAGTCGACCTGCGCTCCGGTCAACGACAACCTCATGGAGCTGCTCATCATGATCGACGCGTTCAAACGCGCGAGCGCCGCGCGTATCACCGCGGTCATTCCCTACTTCGGCTACGCCCGTCAGGACAGAAAAGCCCGCGCCCGCGACCCGATCTCCGCGAAACTCGTAGCCGACCTGATCGTCACCGCAGGCGCCAACCGCATCCTTACCATGGATCTCCACGCTCCCCAGATACAGGGATTCTTCAACATCCCCGTCGACCACCTGCTCGGCGTTCCGCTTCTCGCGCCCTACTTCCGCGAGAAGGCGAAGCAGACCGGTGAGGAGTTCGTCATCGTCTCCCCCGACGCCGGCAGCGCGAAGCGCGCCAGAAACTTCGGCACCCGCCTCGACGTGCCGATCGCGATCATCGACAAGCGCCGCGCTAAGGCCAACGTCTCCGAGGTCATGCACATCATGGGCAACGTCGAAGGCAAGAGCTGCGTGCTGGTTGACGATATGATCGACACCGCCGGCACCATCTGCAACGCCGCCAAGGCGATAAAGGAAAACGGCGCGACCCACGTTTACGCCTGCGCCACCCACGGCGTCCTCTCCGGCCCCGCAATGGAGCGCATCGAAGCCAGCCCCATCGAGGAGCTCGTGCTGCTCGACACCGTGCCGATCCCCGAGGAAAAAATGCTGCCCAAGATAAAGATGCTCCCCGTCGCCCCGACCTTCGCGGAAGCGATCGAGCGCATCTACGAGGACAAGCCCGTTTCCCCGCTTTTCGTCTGA
- a CDS encoding pyruvate, phosphate dikinase, with protein MSKKYVYLFSEGNSGMRELLGGKGANLAEMTNLGLPVPQGFTISTEACTQYYEDGRRINEEIQAQIMEYIEKMEQITGKKFGDLENPLLVSVRSGARASMPGMMDTILNLGLNEEVVNVIAKKSNNPRWAWDCYRRFIQMFSDVVMEVGKKYFEQLIDAMKEAKGVKYDTELTADDLHELADQFKGEYKKQLGKDFPDDPKEQLFEAIKAVFRSWDNPRANVYRMDHDIPYSWGTAVNVQMMAFGNMGDTSGTGVAFTRNPATGEKGLMGEFLVNAQGEDVVAGIRTPMPIAQMAEVFPEVFKQFNEVCSILENHYHDMQDMEFTIEDRKLYMLQTRNGKRTAAAAIKIACDLIDEGQITEEEAVMQIDAKSLDMLLHPTFDPEDLKAADKANVIGKGIAASPGAATGTVVFTAEDAVEHGKAGEKVILVRLETSPEDIEGMKYSQGILTVRGGQTSHAAVVARGMGTCCVSGCGDIAMNEEKKEFTLAGKTFREGDALSLDGSTGKIYDRAIKTVPADPSSGYFGRIMELADKFKKLGVRTNADTPYDAAQAVKFGAEGIGLCRTEHMFFEADRITAFREMIVSKTLEQRKAALDKIMPFQQSDFEGMYEAMEGRPVTIRFLDPPLHEFVPTAEVEIEELANRLNITVEEIHNVITSLHEFNPMMGHRGCRLAVTYPEIAEMQTTAVIRAAINVQKKHPDWKIVPEIMIPLVGEVKELAFVKKVVTTTADKEIAAAGIEMHYKVGTMIEIPRAVLTADEIAKEAEFFSFGTNDLTQMTFGFSRDDAGKFLKSYYENKIYESDPFARLDQNGVGKLVKMAAELGKKTRPDIKLGICGEHGGDPSSVEFCHKVGLNYVSCSPYRVPIARLAAAQANIKNK; from the coding sequence ATGAGCAAAAAGTATGTCTATCTGTTCTCCGAGGGCAACAGCGGTATGCGCGAGCTGCTCGGCGGAAAGGGCGCCAACCTGGCGGAAATGACCAACCTCGGCCTTCCCGTGCCGCAGGGGTTCACCATTTCCACCGAGGCCTGCACGCAGTACTACGAGGACGGCCGCAGGATCAACGAAGAGATCCAGGCGCAGATAATGGAGTACATCGAGAAGATGGAGCAGATCACCGGCAAGAAGTTCGGCGATCTCGAGAATCCGCTCCTCGTTTCCGTCCGTTCCGGCGCGCGCGCTTCGATGCCCGGCATGATGGATACGATATTGAACCTCGGCCTCAACGAAGAGGTCGTCAACGTCATCGCGAAGAAGTCGAACAATCCCCGCTGGGCGTGGGACTGCTACAGACGCTTCATCCAGATGTTCTCCGACGTCGTCATGGAGGTCGGCAAGAAGTACTTCGAGCAGCTCATCGACGCGATGAAGGAAGCCAAGGGCGTCAAGTACGACACCGAGCTTACCGCGGACGATTTGCACGAGCTCGCCGATCAGTTCAAGGGCGAGTATAAGAAGCAGCTCGGCAAGGATTTCCCCGACGACCCGAAGGAGCAGCTCTTCGAGGCGATCAAGGCCGTTTTCCGTTCCTGGGACAACCCCAGAGCGAACGTCTACCGCATGGACCACGACATCCCGTATTCCTGGGGCACCGCGGTCAACGTTCAGATGATGGCGTTCGGCAATATGGGCGATACGTCCGGCACCGGCGTCGCCTTCACGCGTAACCCCGCCACCGGCGAGAAGGGACTCATGGGCGAGTTCCTCGTCAACGCGCAGGGCGAAGACGTCGTCGCGGGTATCCGCACCCCGATGCCCATCGCTCAGATGGCGGAAGTTTTCCCCGAAGTCTTCAAGCAGTTCAACGAGGTCTGCTCGATCCTCGAGAACCACTACCACGATATGCAGGATATGGAGTTCACGATCGAAGACCGCAAGCTCTATATGCTCCAGACCAGAAACGGCAAGCGCACCGCCGCCGCCGCGATAAAGATCGCCTGCGACCTGATCGACGAAGGTCAGATCACCGAGGAAGAAGCCGTCATGCAGATCGACGCCAAGAGCCTCGATATGCTGCTGCACCCGACCTTCGATCCCGAGGACCTGAAGGCCGCCGATAAGGCCAACGTCATCGGCAAGGGCATCGCCGCTTCGCCCGGCGCCGCCACCGGCACCGTCGTATTCACCGCCGAGGACGCCGTCGAGCACGGCAAGGCCGGCGAAAAGGTCATCCTCGTCCGCCTCGAGACCTCCCCCGAGGACATCGAAGGCATGAAGTACTCCCAGGGCATTCTGACCGTCCGCGGAGGCCAGACCTCCCACGCGGCGGTCGTCGCCCGCGGAATGGGCACCTGCTGCGTCTCCGGCTGCGGAGATATCGCAATGAACGAGGAGAAGAAGGAATTCACCCTCGCGGGCAAGACCTTCAGAGAAGGCGACGCGCTTTCGCTTGACGGCTCCACCGGCAAGATATACGACCGCGCGATAAAGACCGTTCCCGCCGATCCGAGCAGCGGTTACTTCGGCAGGATCATGGAGCTCGCCGACAAGTTCAAGAAGCTGGGCGTCCGCACGAACGCCGACACGCCTTACGACGCCGCCCAGGCGGTCAAGTTCGGCGCCGAGGGCATCGGACTGTGCCGCACCGAGCATATGTTCTTCGAGGCCGACAGGATCACCGCGTTCCGCGAGATGATCGTCTCCAAGACGCTCGAGCAGCGCAAGGCCGCGCTCGATAAGATAATGCCCTTCCAGCAGAGCGACTTCGAGGGTATGTACGAGGCCATGGAAGGCAGACCGGTAACGATCCGCTTCCTCGATCCTCCGCTCCACGAGTTTGTTCCCACCGCCGAGGTGGAGATCGAAGAGCTCGCCAACCGTCTGAACATCACCGTCGAGGAGATCCACAACGTCATCACCTCGCTGCACGAGTTCAACCCGATGATGGGCCACCGCGGATGCCGTCTCGCCGTCACCTATCCGGAGATCGCCGAGATGCAGACGACCGCAGTCATCAGAGCCGCCATCAACGTTCAGAAGAAGCATCCCGACTGGAAGATCGTTCCCGAGATCATGATCCCGCTGGTCGGCGAGGTCAAGGAGCTGGCCTTCGTCAAGAAGGTCGTCACGACGACCGCCGACAAGGAGATCGCCGCCGCCGGCATCGAAATGCACTACAAGGTCGGCACCATGATCGAGATCCCGAGAGCCGTGCTCACCGCGGACGAGATCGCGAAGGAAGCGGAGTTCTTCTCCTTCGGCACCAACGACCTTACGCAGATGACATTCGGCTTCTCCCGTGACGACGCGGGCAAGTTCCTGAAGTCCTACTACGAGAACAAGATCTACGAGAGCGATCCCTTCGCCCGCCTCGACCAGAACGGCGTCGGCAAGCTCGTGAAGATGGCCGCCGAGCTGGGCAAAAAGACCCGCCCCGACATCAAGCTCGGAATCTGCGGCGAACACGGCGGAGACCCCTCCAGCGTCGAGTTCTGCCACAAGGTCGGTCTGAACTACGTTTCCTGCTCGCCTTACCGCGTGCCGATCGCGAGACTGGCCGCCGCCCAGGCGAATATCAAGAACAAATAA
- the pheS gene encoding phenylalanine--tRNA ligase subunit alpha — protein sequence MKEKLLKLQAEAMAKITSASQPESLEAARLEYLGKKGELTQVLRGMGEVAPDERPAMGQLVNSVRETVEAAIDLRRRELSSKIMEARLAQEKVDVTMPGEPVVTGRRHPLSTVLGEMIDIFTKMGFDIAEGPEVEYDYYNFEALNIPKNHPARDTQDTFYFTDNVLLRTQTSSVQIRVMEKQKPPIRIVAPGRVYRSDAVDATHSPLFHQMEGLVVDKGITMADLKGTLENLAKMMYGEDAVCRFRPHHFPFTEPSAEMDVQCFACKGEGCRLCKGEGWIEVLGAGMVHPKVLRTCGIDPDVYSGFAFGIGLERVTMRRYNIDDLRLLYENDLRFLGQF from the coding sequence ATGAAGGAAAAACTCCTCAAGCTTCAGGCTGAGGCGATGGCGAAGATAACCTCCGCCTCCCAGCCCGAATCGCTCGAAGCCGCCCGCCTTGAATATCTCGGTAAAAAGGGCGAGCTGACGCAGGTGCTGCGCGGAATGGGCGAAGTCGCGCCCGATGAGCGTCCCGCGATGGGGCAGCTCGTCAACTCCGTGCGCGAAACCGTCGAAGCGGCGATAGACCTTCGCCGCCGCGAACTTTCGTCAAAAATAATGGAAGCCCGTCTGGCGCAGGAAAAGGTCGACGTGACCATGCCGGGCGAGCCGGTCGTAACAGGCAGAAGACATCCGCTGAGCACCGTGCTCGGCGAGATGATAGACATATTCACCAAGATGGGCTTCGACATCGCCGAAGGCCCCGAGGTGGAGTACGATTATTACAACTTCGAGGCGCTGAACATCCCGAAGAACCACCCCGCGCGCGACACGCAGGACACCTTCTACTTCACGGATAACGTCCTGCTGCGCACTCAGACTTCGTCCGTTCAGATACGCGTCATGGAGAAGCAGAAGCCGCCTATCCGCATCGTTGCCCCGGGACGCGTTTACCGTTCCGACGCCGTCGACGCGACCCATTCGCCGCTGTTTCACCAGATGGAAGGCCTCGTCGTCGACAAGGGGATCACGATGGCGGATCTGAAGGGCACGCTCGAGAACCTCGCCAAGATGATGTACGGCGAGGACGCGGTTTGCCGCTTCCGTCCGCATCACTTCCCGTTCACCGAGCCGTCCGCGGAGATGGATGTGCAGTGCTTCGCCTGCAAGGGCGAGGGTTGCCGCCTCTGCAAGGGCGAGGGCTGGATCGAGGTCCTCGGCGCGGGCATGGTGCATCCGAAGGTGCTTCGCACCTGCGGCATCGATCCGGACGTCTACTCCGGCTTCGCGTTCGGCATCGGGCTTGAGCGCGTTACGATGCGCCGCTACAACATCGACGACCTGCGCCTGCTTTATGAAAACGATCTTCGTTTTCTCGGCCAGTTTTAA
- a CDS encoding phenylalanine--tRNA ligase subunit beta, with the protein MKLSKKWLNDYVEIDVPEREYAERMTMSGSKVEGWEETCGELSRVVVGRVLSVDRHPDADKLVVCKVDAGEAEPIQIVTAATNVFPGAAVPVALHKSTLHGGKTIERGKLRGVVSDGMFCSVAELGVTVHDFPTAIEDGILIIDEDEYDAVPGTDIREALGLDDTVVEFEITSNRPDCLSVIGLARETAATFGLDITYPYVDAGEYAGNDVNKYISVEVRDADLCPRYSAAVVRDIKIAPSPRWMRERLRASGVRPINNIVDITNFVMLEYGQPMHAFDRSTLKEGRIVVRRAADGESITTLDGGEHPLDRDTLVIADGERPVALAGVMGGENTEIRDTTETVVFESANFDGAAVRIAAKKAGLRTDSSARFEKGLDSRNTLPALVRALQLVETLGAGTVVGGIIDVDNANYAPRRLKLDAGWINGFLGTDIPVDRMRDILSDIDFDIDGDEIIVPSFRADVECEADVAEEIARFFGYNNIGDTMMKGEASSHGYTDAEIFRKRLNTSAVSLGLFEIMTYSFISPKYYDKIRLPIDSPLRNCMKISNPLGEDTSVMRTTMIPSALEVVARNCSRGVVEGRLYEEGTVYIPTEEGKLPLEQKRFTVTVFGENAEFFAVKGMLEALFADIGVGEVKFAAKSDDPTFHPGRCAVITKGGNVLGVMGQIHPVTAQNWEIAVPVFVADLDEELMRALRKPITDYKRLPKYPAITRDLALVCDESVAAGDLSDIIAAAGGSIVESVRLFDVYRGKGVAGGKKSMAYSVVLRAADHTLTDAEAEAAVARILKKLEAAGATLRS; encoded by the coding sequence ATGAAGCTTTCAAAGAAATGGCTCAACGATTACGTTGAGATAGACGTGCCCGAGAGGGAATACGCCGAAAGGATGACCATGAGCGGCTCCAAGGTCGAGGGTTGGGAAGAAACCTGCGGAGAGCTCAGCCGCGTCGTAGTCGGCAGAGTGCTCTCCGTCGACAGGCACCCGGACGCCGACAAGCTCGTCGTCTGCAAGGTCGACGCCGGCGAAGCGGAGCCGATACAGATCGTCACCGCCGCCACGAACGTGTTCCCCGGCGCCGCCGTTCCGGTCGCGCTGCACAAGTCAACGCTTCACGGCGGCAAGACCATCGAACGCGGCAAGCTGCGCGGAGTCGTCAGCGACGGAATGTTCTGCTCCGTCGCGGAGCTGGGCGTGACCGTACACGATTTCCCGACCGCGATCGAAGACGGCATACTTATTATTGATGAAGACGAATACGACGCCGTCCCCGGAACGGATATCAGAGAAGCGCTCGGTCTTGACGATACCGTCGTCGAGTTCGAGATAACCTCCAACCGTCCCGACTGCCTGTCGGTCATCGGCCTCGCGCGCGAGACCGCCGCGACCTTCGGCCTTGACATCACCTATCCTTACGTCGACGCGGGCGAATACGCCGGCAACGACGTGAATAAGTATATCTCTGTCGAAGTCCGCGACGCCGACCTCTGCCCGCGCTACTCCGCGGCGGTGGTCAGGGACATAAAGATCGCGCCCTCGCCGCGCTGGATGCGCGAACGCCTCCGCGCGAGCGGCGTGCGCCCGATAAACAACATAGTCGACATAACGAACTTCGTCATGCTCGAATACGGCCAGCCGATGCACGCCTTCGACCGCTCCACGCTGAAGGAAGGCCGCATCGTCGTCCGCCGCGCCGCCGACGGCGAAAGCATCACAACGCTCGACGGCGGCGAACACCCGCTCGACCGCGACACCCTCGTGATCGCGGACGGCGAACGCCCCGTCGCGCTCGCCGGAGTCATGGGCGGCGAAAACACCGAGATCCGCGACACGACCGAAACGGTCGTCTTCGAGTCCGCGAACTTCGACGGCGCCGCCGTCCGCATCGCGGCGAAGAAGGCGGGGCTGCGCACAGACTCCTCCGCCCGCTTCGAGAAGGGGCTTGACAGCCGCAACACGCTGCCCGCGCTCGTCCGCGCGCTCCAGCTCGTCGAAACGCTCGGCGCAGGCACCGTCGTGGGCGGCATAATCGACGTCGATAACGCGAACTACGCGCCGCGCAGGCTGAAGCTTGACGCCGGCTGGATCAACGGCTTCCTCGGCACCGATATCCCCGTCGACCGTATGCGCGACATACTCTCGGATATCGACTTCGATATCGACGGCGACGAGATAATCGTCCCGTCCTTCCGCGCCGACGTGGAATGCGAAGCCGACGTCGCCGAGGAGATCGCGAGATTTTTCGGTTACAATAATATAGGCGACACCATGATGAAGGGCGAGGCGTCCTCCCACGGCTATACCGACGCGGAGATTTTCCGCAAGCGCCTGAATACGTCCGCCGTATCGCTGGGGCTCTTCGAGATAATGACCTACTCCTTCATCAGCCCCAAGTATTACGATAAGATCAGACTGCCGATAGACAGCCCGCTGAGAAACTGCATGAAGATCAGCAACCCGCTGGGCGAAGACACCTCCGTCATGCGCACGACGATGATACCCTCCGCGCTGGAGGTCGTCGCCCGCAACTGCTCGCGCGGAGTCGTCGAGGGCAGGCTTTACGAAGAGGGCACGGTCTACATCCCCACCGAAGAGGGCAAGCTCCCGCTGGAGCAGAAGCGCTTCACCGTCACCGTCTTCGGCGAGAACGCGGAGTTCTTCGCCGTCAAGGGCATGCTGGAAGCGCTCTTCGCCGATATCGGCGTGGGCGAGGTGAAGTTCGCCGCGAAGTCGGACGATCCGACTTTCCATCCCGGCCGCTGCGCCGTGATAACGAAGGGCGGGAACGTCCTCGGCGTTATGGGGCAGATACACCCCGTCACCGCGCAGAACTGGGAGATCGCCGTCCCCGTCTTCGTCGCGGATCTTGACGAGGAGCTTATGCGCGCTCTGCGCAAGCCGATAACCGACTATAAGCGCCTGCCGAAATACCCGGCGATTACCCGCGACCTCGCGCTCGTCTGCGACGAGAGCGTCGCCGCCGGAGACCTTTCGGATATCATTGCCGCCGCCGGCGGAAGCATCGTCGAGAGCGTACGCCTCTTCGACGTCTACCGCGGCAAGGGAGTGGCGGGCGGCAAGAAGAGCATGGCTTACAGCGTCGTGCTCCGCGCCGCCGATCACACGCTGACCGACGCCGAGGCGGAAGCCGCCGTCGCGAGGATACTCAAAAAGCTCGAAGCCGCGGGCGCGACTCTGCGCTCGTAG